The Fictibacillus phosphorivorans genomic sequence TCAAAGAAAAATTAATCCAAAACTTTGCCGATTTGTTTAAGCTAGAGCGCGAGAAACTGTTAGAATTAGAGCGTATGGGCGAGAAGTCGGTAGATAATCTGCTTGCAGCAATTGAAAAGTCGAAAGAAAATTCATTAGAGCGTCTGCTGTTTGGACTTGGCATTCGTCACGTTGGAGCGAAAGCGGCGAAGACGATCGCGCAGCGCTTTGAAAATATGGATGGTTTGATGAGTGCTTCTAAAGAAGAGCTTTTAGCTGTTGAAGAAATCGGAGAAAAGATGGCTGACTCGATCCTTCTTTATTTTTCAAAGCCAGAAGTGCACGAGCTCGTAGCTGAACTGAAGACCCTTGGCATGAACATGGAATACAAAGGTCCAAAGCTTGTAAAAGTTGAAGATCTCGATACTCCGTTTGCTGGGAAAACAGTCGTGTTAACAGGTAAACTGTCTATTTTGACTCGTAATGATGCAAAGGAACAATTGGAACGCTTAGGAGCGAAAGTGACAGGAAGCGTGAGTAAGAATACAGATATGCTGATCGCGGGAGAAGATGCTGGATCTAAGCTTGATAAAGCGAAGACGCTAGGCATTGAGATTTGGGATGAGCAAAAATTGGTGGACGAGCTTAACAAATAAGATTGGCGAGAGCTAACCAACAATACTAGAGGAGTGTCCGTGATGATGAAACGGGTTGGGCTCCTTTTCTTAAGTACTTTACTGCTTTTAACCGGCTGCTGGGGTGGCGATGAGCTGGAAAAAGAAGAAAAGATCGTGCAAGAAAAGGGCAAAAAAGATGAAAAAGCGATTATTACAGGGGAGATTAACACTGGTGAAAAGTACTACCGAAGTATTTTTCCGTTCGAACCAGGTGGTGCCCGTGGTGTAATCCGTTATGGTGTTGATAACCGCCTTGATATCAACGAGTTTGAGATGGGCTTAATGCGTATCGCTCAAGACACATTCAGTACAGACAAGTACTTTTTCCAAGAAGGACAGATTTTGAATGAGCCAACGGTAACGAACTGGCTGAAAAGATCAGATGAAGACCCTGGAAAAAGTAAGAGCAAGCTAGATCAAACAGGATTGAATCCCAAGCTTGGTGTAAAAGTAGACGAAGGTGATCCGGGCTACAAAGATAAGATGCTAGAAGCAAACAAGAACAACCCTAAGTATCTTTCTTATGTATTGGAACATAACTATCTTGTTCAGAGTGGTGATGGAAAAGTAAAGCTTGGCGGTGTGGTTATCGGTTTATCCTTTAACTCAACGTATTACTATGATGTTAACCAACAAGGCTTGATCTATCCTGGTGAAGTTAAGCTTGAACGCGATAAAGTGAAACAAGAAGCACAGAAAATCGCTGGGCAAGTAGCAAGTCGTTTACGTACTGATGCAAAGCTGAAAGATGTGCCGATCGTATTTGCTCTTTATCAAGAAGAAGAACGTGATTCTGTAACGCCTGGTAACTTCTTCGCTTCAGGTGTTGTGAAAAAAGGAAGCAACTCGGTCAGTTCATGGG encodes the following:
- a CDS encoding CamS family sex pheromone protein, translating into MMKRVGLLFLSTLLLLTGCWGGDELEKEEKIVQEKGKKDEKAIITGEINTGEKYYRSIFPFEPGGARGVIRYGVDNRLDINEFEMGLMRIAQDTFSTDKYFFQEGQILNEPTVTNWLKRSDEDPGKSKSKLDQTGLNPKLGVKVDEGDPGYKDKMLEANKNNPKYLSYVLEHNYLVQSGDGKVKLGGVVIGLSFNSTYYYDVNQQGLIYPGEVKLERDKVKQEAQKIAGQVASRLRTDAKLKDVPIVFALYQEEERDSVTPGNFFASGVVKKGSNSVSSWEDVDEDYILFPSDAASKKKRSDYEKFTTFKSKVQEYFPNYIGVIGKGYYKDGNLERLTIEIPVQFRGKAEIISFTQFVATSALGELPNVPIEVYIGSAVDQPEALIVKDETTQEEPFVHIYRK